The following proteins come from a genomic window of Gimesia chilikensis:
- a CDS encoding 5' nucleotidase, NT5C type, with translation MAVRHILLDMDGVIADFMGAILELHGQRELADKWPDGEADYAGVLGMTKDEFWKPVDGLGGRFWAEFPPYPWLNELLTLLRETAPFTISTSPSRSAACASAKVEWLREHFQEPLYMDFMIGTQKYLLAKPDVVLIDDQHKNIDQFREHGGQAILFPQPWNSNFAITDRIGYVRSELEKLV, from the coding sequence ATGGCTGTACGACATATCTTACTGGACATGGATGGCGTGATTGCCGACTTCATGGGCGCGATCCTCGAACTGCACGGTCAACGCGAACTGGCTGATAAGTGGCCGGACGGGGAAGCCGACTACGCGGGTGTGCTGGGCATGACCAAAGACGAATTCTGGAAACCGGTCGACGGACTGGGGGGCCGCTTCTGGGCCGAGTTCCCACCTTATCCCTGGCTGAATGAATTGCTGACACTGCTTAGAGAGACCGCGCCATTTACTATCAGCACCTCTCCCAGTCGCAGCGCTGCCTGTGCTTCAGCCAAGGTGGAATGGCTCAGAGAGCACTTCCAGGAACCGCTGTATATGGACTTCATGATCGGGACTCAAAAGTACCTGCTCGCGAAACCAGATGTCGTGTTGATTGATGACCAGCACAAAAACATCGATCAATTCCGGGAGCATGGCGGACAGGCGATTCTGTTTCCGCAGCCCTGGAATTCGAATTTTGCGATCACAGATCGGATCGGATACGTCAGATCGGAGCTGGAAAAGCTGGTTTAA
- a CDS encoding Rieske 2Fe-2S domain-containing protein codes for MTNWIPLGDVSEIKPGSRKLYTLHGTEIAVFHVTEPEQPGTFYAIDNACPHQGATLIEGEGCGTEVNCPLHDWTFDVASGECLDFPEFPLTRFELKQESDLLLINGDAFAEAEALNLFLVRYSVMGWVDHFATDAETNYHHRDRVILQTSRGEEVGEILSSFTQPDKNKTPAGTILREFTPLDQEQLPGQGDVNTQVFRDCQQLIQERGMPAEIIDCEQLFDQQTVVLYYLGSRLPALEILAQELNARYPWRIVFHPVDEAPAASGCSSGGCGCDQK; via the coding sequence ATGACCAACTGGATTCCGCTGGGCGATGTTTCCGAGATCAAACCCGGCAGCCGAAAACTATATACCCTCCACGGCACCGAGATCGCCGTCTTTCATGTCACCGAACCGGAACAGCCGGGAACCTTTTACGCGATTGACAATGCCTGTCCGCATCAGGGTGCCACGCTGATTGAAGGCGAAGGCTGCGGCACCGAAGTCAACTGCCCCCTGCATGACTGGACGTTCGATGTGGCCAGCGGCGAGTGTCTGGATTTCCCCGAGTTTCCGCTCACCCGCTTTGAACTGAAACAGGAATCCGATCTGCTGCTGATCAATGGAGACGCGTTCGCTGAAGCAGAAGCTCTTAACCTGTTCCTGGTCCGCTACAGCGTCATGGGCTGGGTCGATCACTTCGCCACTGACGCGGAGACGAACTATCACCACCGCGATCGCGTCATCCTGCAGACCAGTCGCGGTGAGGAAGTCGGCGAGATTCTTTCGTCCTTCACTCAACCAGACAAAAACAAAACCCCCGCGGGAACGATCCTGCGCGAGTTCACTCCCCTCGATCAGGAACAACTGCCCGGACAGGGAGACGTCAACACCCAGGTCTTCCGCGACTGTCAGCAGTTGATTCAGGAACGGGGCATGCCTGCGGAAATCATCGATTGCGAACAACTGTTTGATCAGCAGACAGTCGTCCTGTATTATCTGGGCAGCCGCCTGCCGGCCCTGGAAATTCTGGCACAGGAGCTGAATGCCCGCTATCCCTGGCGGATTGTTTTTCACCCCGTAGACGAAGCACCTGCTGCTTCGGGCTGTTCCAGCGGCGGTTGTGGCTGCGATCAGAAATAA